A part of Sulfurifustis variabilis genomic DNA contains:
- a CDS encoding TRZ/ATZ family hydrolase, which translates to MTDVDTLIHARWIIPIEPAGRVHRDHALAVRGGRIVDLLPSPEAEQRYRASDTLHFPQHALLPGFVNAHTHAAMSLFRGLADDIPLMTWLNEHVWPAEAKWVTPEFVREGTELAVAEMLASGTTCFNDMYFFAEDTARVCLSAGMRAVVGLIVLDFPTAYAQTADEYLHKGLAVHDGLRAAELVTTAFAPHAPYTVSDAPLQRLRTVNDELNLPVHMHVHETAHEVANAVEATGRRPLARLAELGLIGPSLAAVHMTQLSAGEIGMLAGSGASVVHCPSSNLKLASGFCPVHALLTAGVNVAIGTDGAASNNDLDMLEELRLAALLAKGVAGEATAVPAHTALRMATLNGAKALGLDDRIGSLERGKQADLVAIDLSHLPSEPVYDPASQIVYTASRAQVSDVWVHGRRLLKNRQLTTLDERAALQKARAWRDKIKP; encoded by the coding sequence ATGACCGACGTCGACACCCTGATCCACGCACGATGGATTATCCCGATCGAGCCCGCCGGGCGGGTCCACCGGGACCACGCGCTGGCCGTGCGAGGTGGGCGCATCGTGGATCTGCTCCCGAGCCCCGAGGCCGAGCAGCGCTACCGCGCCTCGGACACCCTGCATTTCCCGCAGCATGCCCTGCTCCCGGGGTTCGTGAACGCCCACACGCACGCCGCAATGAGCCTGTTCCGCGGTCTTGCCGACGACATCCCGCTGATGACCTGGCTCAACGAGCACGTGTGGCCCGCGGAGGCGAAGTGGGTCACCCCCGAATTCGTGCGCGAGGGCACCGAGCTCGCCGTGGCCGAGATGCTCGCGAGCGGTACCACCTGCTTCAACGACATGTACTTTTTCGCCGAGGACACCGCGCGCGTCTGCCTCTCCGCCGGCATGCGCGCGGTGGTCGGCCTGATCGTGCTCGATTTTCCGACGGCGTACGCGCAGACGGCCGACGAGTACCTGCACAAGGGGCTCGCCGTCCACGACGGGTTGCGGGCCGCCGAGCTGGTCACCACGGCGTTCGCGCCGCATGCGCCGTACACCGTCTCCGACGCGCCGCTCCAGCGGCTTCGCACCGTCAACGACGAGCTGAACCTCCCGGTGCACATGCACGTGCACGAGACGGCGCACGAGGTGGCGAACGCGGTCGAGGCCACCGGCAGGCGGCCGCTCGCGCGCCTCGCCGAGCTCGGGCTGATCGGTCCGAGCCTGGCCGCAGTGCACATGACACAGCTCTCGGCCGGGGAGATCGGCATGCTTGCCGGGAGCGGCGCGAGCGTCGTCCACTGTCCGAGCTCGAACCTGAAGCTCGCGAGCGGCTTCTGTCCGGTGCACGCGCTGCTCACGGCCGGCGTCAACGTCGCGATCGGCACCGACGGCGCGGCGAGCAACAACGACCTCGACATGCTGGAAGAGCTGCGGCTCGCCGCCCTGCTCGCCAAAGGCGTCGCAGGCGAAGCGACCGCCGTCCCCGCGCACACTGCGCTGCGGATGGCGACGCTGAACGGGGCGAAGGCGCTCGGCCTGGACGATCGCATCGGCTCGCTCGAGCGCGGAAAGCAGGCCGATCTCGTCGCCATCGACCTTTCCCACCTGCCGAGCGAGCCGGTCTACGATCCCGCCTCCCAGATCGTCTATACGGCGAGCCGCGCTCAGGTCAGCGACGTGTGGGTCCATGGCCGGCGACTCCTCAAGAACCGTCAGCTCACCACGCTCGACGAGCGCGCCGCCCTGCAAAAGGCCCGCGCCTGGCGTGATAAGATAAAACCATAA
- the ubiG gene encoding bifunctional 2-polyprenyl-6-hydroxyphenol methylase/3-demethylubiquinol 3-O-methyltransferase UbiG codes for MPHSTPNFDAAELAKFEALAARWWDPHAEFRPLHEINPLRLRFIDQRAGLAGKRVVDVGCGGGILSEAMAGLGARVTGIDLGEAPLAVARLHLKESGREVEYLKISAEDLARERPEGYDVVTCMELLEHVPDPASTVAACARLVKPGGHVFVSTINRTPKAFVFAIVGAEYVLNLLPRGTHEYLKFIRPSELERWARAAGLHMRELVGMHYNPLTRHYRLGPGVDVNYLAHMNA; via the coding sequence ATGCCTCATTCCACTCCCAACTTCGACGCCGCCGAGCTCGCCAAATTCGAGGCACTGGCCGCGCGCTGGTGGGACCCGCATGCGGAATTCCGGCCGCTGCACGAGATCAATCCGCTGCGGCTGCGCTTCATCGATCAGCGTGCGGGCCTCGCGGGCAAGCGGGTTGTCGACGTGGGCTGCGGCGGCGGGATTCTGTCGGAGGCGATGGCCGGGCTCGGCGCGCGCGTCACGGGCATCGACCTGGGCGAAGCGCCCCTCGCCGTGGCCCGGCTGCATCTCAAGGAGAGCGGACGCGAGGTCGAGTACCTCAAGATCAGCGCCGAGGACCTGGCCCGCGAGCGCCCCGAAGGCTACGACGTCGTCACCTGCATGGAGCTCCTCGAGCACGTGCCCGACCCCGCCTCCACGGTGGCCGCCTGCGCACGGCTCGTCAAACCGGGCGGTCACGTGTTCGTCTCGACCATCAACCGCACGCCGAAGGCCTTCGTTTTCGCCATCGTCGGCGCCGAGTACGTGCTGAATCTGCTTCCGCGCGGCACGCACGAGTACCTCAAGTTCATCCGTCCCTCGGAGCTCGAGCGCTGGGCGCGCGCCGCAGGGCTGCACATGCGGGAGCTGGTCGGCATGCACTACAACCCGCTCACCCGGCACTACCGGCTCGGACCCGGCGTGGACGTGAACTACCTCGCCCACATGAACGCTTGA
- the gph gene encoding phosphoglycolate phosphatase (PGP is an essential enzyme in the glycolate salvage pathway in higher organisms (photorespiration in plants). Phosphoglycolate results from the oxidase activity of RubisCO in the Calvin cycle when concentrations of carbon dioxide are low relative to oxygen. This enzyme is a member of the Haloacid Dehalogenase (HAD) superfamily of aspartate-nucleophile hydrolase enzymes (PF00702).), translating to MTSIRTVLFDLDGTLADTAPDLAAALNRLLAEAGRAPLPFERIRPVVSHGSPALIRIGFALAPGEPGYAERRARLLEIYAQDLCRETRLFPGVPDLLAALRARGIAWGIVTNKPAFLTDPLVERLGLPHPPVCVVSGDTTNNKKPHPEPMLHACRIAAAKPEDCLYVGDAERDVRAGRDAGMRTLVALFGYIGENESPSRWGADALIRSPLEVLDWIDAAAGRRHAR from the coding sequence ATGACATCGATCCGTACCGTACTGTTCGACCTGGACGGGACGCTCGCCGACACGGCGCCCGATCTCGCAGCGGCGCTCAACAGGCTTCTCGCCGAAGCCGGCCGCGCGCCCCTTCCGTTCGAACGGATCCGACCGGTCGTGTCGCACGGCAGCCCGGCGCTGATACGGATCGGTTTCGCGCTCGCGCCGGGCGAGCCGGGCTATGCCGAGCGGCGCGCGCGCCTGCTCGAGATCTACGCCCAGGACCTCTGCCGCGAAACGCGGCTGTTCCCGGGCGTCCCCGATCTGCTGGCCGCGCTGCGCGCGCGAGGCATCGCCTGGGGCATCGTGACCAACAAGCCGGCATTCCTGACGGATCCGCTCGTGGAGCGCCTCGGGCTGCCGCACCCGCCCGTCTGCGTGGTGAGCGGCGACACCACGAACAACAAGAAACCGCATCCCGAACCGATGCTGCATGCCTGCCGGATCGCGGCGGCGAAACCCGAGGACTGCCTGTACGTCGGCGATGCCGAGCGCGACGTGCGCGCCGGGCGAGACGCCGGCATGCGCACGCTGGTGGCGCTCTTCGGATACATCGGGGAGAATGAATCGCCGTCGCGGTGGGGCGCCGACGCGCTGATCCGCTCGCCCCTCGAGGTTCTCGACTGGATCGACGCGGCGGCCGGGAGGCGGCATGCCCGCTGA
- a CDS encoding DNA recombination protein RmuC: protein MPADGGTILIIVLAAALGFGLGWLLASSRHLRRVTELTTKLDLERLAAETRAAELEQRFANLSHQALRENNAAFLQLAEQALAKLHLQGRHDLEQKEKAVEALVKPLRESLDRTAEQIRLMEQARHEAYGSLSKHLETMAQTQQLLQSETRNLVQALRRPEVRGQWGELTLKRLAELAGMVEHCDFYEQTTLDTEAGRLRPDMIVRLPDGREIVVDVKTPLDAYLNAVEAADDETRRRHLEHHARKVRERVKELAAKSYWSQFRRAPDFVVLFIPGDQFLAAALDHDRTLLEDALSNRIILTTPTSFVALLRAVAYGWRQEALAANAERIREVGEELYRRLATFAEHLTGVGKGLDRAVESYNRAVGSFETKLVPGARRFTELGVGAVKDLEEPLRIEKKVREVGE, encoded by the coding sequence ATGCCCGCTGACGGCGGGACGATACTTATAATAGTGCTTGCGGCCGCTCTGGGCTTCGGTCTGGGGTGGCTGCTCGCCTCGAGCCGGCACCTGCGTCGCGTTACGGAGCTCACGACGAAGCTCGATCTGGAGCGTTTGGCCGCGGAAACGCGAGCCGCCGAGCTCGAGCAGCGCTTCGCCAACCTCTCGCACCAGGCGCTGCGCGAGAACAACGCCGCCTTCCTCCAGCTCGCCGAGCAGGCGCTCGCCAAGCTGCATCTGCAGGGCAGACACGACCTCGAGCAGAAGGAGAAGGCGGTCGAGGCGCTCGTCAAGCCCCTGCGCGAGTCGCTCGACAGGACGGCCGAGCAGATCCGCCTGATGGAGCAGGCGCGGCACGAGGCGTACGGCTCGCTCAGCAAGCACCTCGAGACCATGGCGCAGACGCAGCAGCTCCTGCAGAGCGAGACGCGCAATCTGGTGCAGGCGCTTCGCCGGCCCGAGGTGCGCGGGCAGTGGGGCGAGCTGACGCTCAAGCGTCTCGCCGAGCTCGCCGGCATGGTCGAGCACTGCGATTTCTACGAACAGACGACGCTCGACACGGAGGCCGGGCGCCTCCGTCCCGACATGATCGTGCGCCTGCCGGACGGCCGCGAGATCGTGGTCGACGTGAAAACGCCGCTCGACGCGTACCTCAACGCCGTCGAGGCGGCCGACGACGAAACGCGACGACGTCACCTGGAGCACCACGCGCGGAAGGTGCGCGAGCGCGTGAAGGAGCTCGCCGCGAAAAGCTACTGGAGCCAGTTCCGCCGCGCGCCCGATTTCGTCGTGCTGTTCATCCCGGGCGATCAGTTCCTCGCGGCCGCCCTCGACCACGACCGCACGCTGCTCGAAGACGCGCTGAGCAATCGCATCATCCTCACGACGCCCACCAGCTTCGTCGCCCTGCTGCGCGCCGTCGCCTACGGCTGGCGGCAGGAGGCGCTCGCCGCCAACGCCGAGCGCATCCGCGAGGTGGGCGAGGAGCTGTACCGCCGGCTGGCCACCTTCGCCGAGCACCTGACCGGGGTCGGCAAGGGACTCGACCGGGCGGTCGAGAGCTACAACCGCGCGGTCGGTTCGTTCGAAACCAAGCTGGTTCCCGGGGCCCGGCGCTTCACGGAGCTCGGGGTCGGCGCGGTCAAGGACCTGGAGGAGCCGCTTCGGATCGAGAAGAAAGTGCGCGAGGTCGGGGAGTAG
- a CDS encoding diguanylate cyclase encodes MTDRASRENERLPYVLLVEDSQTTTALLSKYLAGSYRLLHAKDGADAWDMLERNPDIELVITDINMPRLTGHQLLVKIRKSDEPRFRNLPVIVMTTTDDNVDRNLAFLNGANDFITKPIDEAELQARVNVHYKLAHTIRELEASRRQLAEQATTDPLTRLKNRRAFFENGTKQMAIARRYGTDLSILVADLDHFKRINDTHGHQAGDEALVHIARVLSRMTRTEDTVARIGGEEFAILLPDTNRLGAAVLAERIRTAIERDHFAVGEQALPLTVSIGVASHAVELVDTIDQLLNIADQRLYLAKKHGRNRICVNNEGKSTYAS; translated from the coding sequence ATGACCGACCGAGCCTCCCGCGAGAACGAGCGCCTGCCGTACGTCCTGCTCGTCGAAGACTCGCAGACGACCACCGCGCTGCTGTCGAAGTATCTCGCCGGCAGTTACCGCCTGCTGCACGCCAAGGACGGGGCGGACGCGTGGGACATGCTCGAGCGCAACCCGGACATCGAGCTGGTCATCACCGACATCAACATGCCGCGGCTGACCGGGCACCAGCTCCTCGTGAAGATTCGCAAGAGCGACGAGCCGCGATTCCGGAACCTCCCCGTGATCGTCATGACGACCACGGACGACAACGTGGACCGGAACCTGGCGTTCCTGAACGGGGCGAACGACTTCATCACCAAGCCGATCGACGAGGCCGAGCTGCAGGCGCGCGTCAACGTGCACTACAAGCTCGCGCACACCATTCGCGAGCTCGAGGCGAGCCGCCGGCAGCTGGCCGAGCAGGCGACCACCGACCCGCTCACGCGGCTGAAGAACCGACGCGCCTTCTTCGAGAACGGCACCAAGCAGATGGCGATCGCGCGCCGCTACGGCACGGACCTGTCCATCCTCGTCGCCGATCTCGACCACTTCAAGCGCATCAACGACACCCACGGGCACCAGGCGGGCGACGAGGCGCTGGTGCACATCGCTCGAGTGCTGTCGCGCATGACGCGCACGGAGGATACGGTCGCCCGAATCGGCGGAGAGGAGTTCGCCATCCTGTTGCCCGACACCAACAGGCTGGGCGCCGCGGTGCTCGCGGAGCGCATTCGCACGGCGATCGAGCGGGACCATTTCGCGGTGGGCGAGCAGGCGCTCCCCCTGACGGTCAGCATCGGCGTCGCTTCGCACGCCGTGGAGCTCGTGGACACGATCGATCAGCTCCTGAACATCGCCGACCAGCGTCTCTATCTCGCCAAGAAGCACGGCCGCAACCGCATCTGCGTCAACAACGAGGGCAAGTCGACCTACGCCTCCTGA
- a CDS encoding squalene/phytoene synthase family protein — MAHPLLRHALPSAKSADGPVAQALAYSRAKLAGSDFHYAVLAAPSRLRPPLAAVYALWRELDEIAEECRDPTVAVHKLAWWRGEIDAIFEGRPRHPASVAVHALARKEITRAPLQRQLDALHRSLSSPGFDDIEALEMHARDTDGALVALAARLLAVPDASLADLGVGLRLARVIAGLGADARSGRLALPGDELARRGISPTDLLRRGDGEPLRDLLGALHRRSLAFLDLPASLPSSERTRLRPLCVLAALARATLEEIARDGYRVLDHGVELTPLRKLWLAWKGCRAGARG; from the coding sequence ATGGCGCATCCCCTCCTTCGCCACGCCCTCCCGTCCGCGAAAAGTGCCGACGGACCGGTCGCCCAGGCACTCGCCTACAGCCGCGCGAAGCTCGCCGGCTCCGACTTCCACTACGCCGTGCTCGCGGCGCCCTCGCGCCTGCGACCGCCGCTCGCCGCGGTGTATGCGCTGTGGCGGGAGCTCGACGAGATCGCCGAGGAGTGCCGCGACCCGACGGTCGCCGTTCACAAGCTCGCCTGGTGGCGCGGAGAAATCGATGCGATCTTCGAAGGCCGGCCGCGCCACCCGGCCTCGGTCGCCGTTCACGCGCTTGCCCGGAAGGAAATCACCCGCGCGCCGCTGCAGCGACAGCTGGACGCACTGCACCGATCCTTGTCGTCGCCCGGCTTCGACGACATCGAGGCGCTCGAGATGCACGCGCGCGACACCGACGGGGCGCTCGTCGCGCTCGCGGCGCGGCTGCTCGCCGTTCCGGACGCGAGCCTCGCGGACCTCGGCGTCGGTCTGCGGCTCGCCCGCGTGATCGCCGGGCTCGGTGCCGACGCGCGTTCCGGCCGCCTCGCGCTGCCGGGCGACGAGCTCGCACGCCGGGGCATCTCCCCGACCGACCTCCTGCGCCGGGGCGACGGCGAACCGCTGCGCGATCTCCTGGGCGCGCTGCACCGGCGAAGCCTTGCGTTCCTCGATCTGCCCGCGTCGCTGCCGTCGTCCGAACGTACCCGCCTCCGCCCCCTGTGCGTGCTCGCCGCGCTCGCCCGCGCCACCCTGGAGGAGATCGCCCGCGACGGTTACCGGGTGCTCGACCACGGTGTCGAGCTCACCCCGCTGCGCAAGCTCTGGCTGGCGTGGAAGGGATGCCGCGCGGGCGCGCGCGGGTGA
- the hpnE gene encoding hydroxysqualene dehydroxylase HpnE, which produces MPGAAVAQPSPRVVIVGGGWTGLATAVELARHGIKPALLEAGRQLGGRARAVRFGPFHVDNGQHILLGAFRSVLDILGTVGVAEASVFRRQPLRLVMVEPDGRRFEIGTARLPAPLHLAAGLLRARSLGMAARLKALALLRAMRRQGFTVDPDCSVADYLASHRQPPEALRTVWRPLCLAALNTAPEEASTRVFLRVVRDAFFVRRRHSDLLLPTLDLSACLPRPATDYIESRGGTVRLGARVSALQLGDGAVAGVYLGEERVAADHVVIATPPETCAALLRDHARVAHIAEAYRHLVPQPVCTVFLRYPQPVALDRDMVGLLDGTAHWLFDRGRLTGDRGLIAAVINGRGPHLRLANEALIDRVVRDIAVRFPRWPAPIETKLIRERSATIVARPGIDRYRPAHATGVRGLWIAGDYTATGYPSSLEGAVRSGVLCARWILRHAYAASETHLHEERD; this is translated from the coding sequence ATGCCCGGCGCCGCGGTGGCGCAGCCGTCGCCGCGCGTCGTCATCGTGGGCGGGGGCTGGACCGGCCTCGCGACCGCGGTGGAGCTCGCGCGCCATGGAATCAAACCCGCGCTGCTCGAGGCCGGACGGCAACTCGGCGGGCGCGCCCGGGCGGTGCGCTTCGGGCCGTTCCACGTGGATAACGGCCAGCACATCCTGCTCGGTGCGTTTCGCTCGGTGCTGGACATTCTCGGCACGGTCGGGGTCGCCGAAGCCAGCGTCTTCCGTCGACAACCCCTGCGGCTCGTGATGGTCGAGCCGGACGGCCGACGATTCGAGATCGGAACCGCGCGGCTCCCGGCGCCCCTGCACCTCGCGGCAGGCCTGCTGCGGGCACGCAGCCTCGGCATGGCCGCGCGCCTGAAGGCGCTGGCGCTGCTGCGCGCGATGCGACGCCAGGGCTTCACCGTCGACCCGGACTGCTCCGTCGCCGACTATCTCGCGAGCCATCGCCAACCGCCCGAAGCGCTCCGGACGGTATGGCGACCGCTCTGTCTCGCCGCCCTCAACACGGCACCGGAAGAGGCATCGACACGGGTCTTCCTGCGCGTGGTGCGCGACGCCTTCTTCGTCCGGCGCCGGCACTCCGACCTCCTGCTCCCGACCCTCGACCTCTCGGCATGCCTGCCGCGTCCGGCGACCGACTACATCGAGAGCCGCGGCGGCACGGTGCGGCTCGGCGCCCGTGTCAGCGCGCTGCAGCTCGGCGACGGTGCCGTGGCGGGCGTGTACCTCGGCGAGGAGCGGGTCGCCGCCGACCACGTCGTGATCGCCACGCCGCCCGAGACCTGCGCCGCGCTGCTGCGGGACCACGCTCGGGTGGCGCACATCGCCGAGGCCTATCGGCATCTCGTGCCCCAGCCCGTCTGCACGGTGTTTTTGCGCTACCCTCAGCCCGTGGCGCTCGACCGCGACATGGTCGGCCTCCTGGACGGCACGGCGCACTGGCTGTTCGACCGCGGGCGCCTGACCGGCGACCGCGGTCTCATCGCCGCGGTCATCAACGGGCGCGGGCCACACCTGCGCCTCGCGAACGAGGCCCTGATCGACCGCGTCGTCCGGGACATCGCCGTCCGCTTTCCGCGCTGGCCGGCTCCGATCGAGACCAAGCTGATCCGCGAGCGCAGCGCGACGATCGTCGCGCGACCGGGGATAGACCGTTATCGCCCGGCGCACGCCACCGGGGTGCGGGGGCTCTGGATCGCCGGCGACTACACCGCCACGGGTTACCCGAGCTCGCTCGAAGGCGCCGTGCGCAGCGGCGTACTGTGCGCCCGGTGGATACTGCGGCATGCCTACGCCGCATCCGAAACACACCTGCACGAGGAGAGAGACTGA
- a CDS encoding YciK family oxidoreductase has protein sequence MPYTPAPDSLAGRVLLVSGASGGLGRAASLALAEHGATVVLLGRTLKKLERVYDEIEAHGGPKPAMLVADLASAGPTEYQTVAQTIAQEFGRLDGLLHSAAELGTLTPLELYDLQTWQRVLAVNLTAPFLLTRACLPLLKRSDDASVVFTSADVGRRARAYWGAYAVAAFGLEGMAQILADELAENTRIRVNTLDPGPVRTDLRAAAYPGESPLATPAPEAVMATYLYLLGPDSRGVTGQALTAERAM, from the coding sequence ATGCCCTACACACCTGCACCCGACTCGCTCGCAGGTCGCGTCCTCCTGGTCAGCGGCGCCAGCGGTGGTCTGGGCCGCGCCGCCTCTCTCGCCCTGGCGGAACACGGGGCGACCGTGGTCCTGCTCGGGCGGACGCTCAAGAAGCTCGAGCGCGTCTACGACGAGATCGAGGCGCACGGCGGACCCAAGCCGGCGATGCTCGTGGCGGACCTGGCATCGGCCGGGCCGACCGAGTACCAGACCGTGGCGCAGACCATTGCGCAGGAGTTCGGCAGACTGGACGGCCTGCTCCACAGCGCCGCGGAACTCGGCACGCTCACGCCGCTCGAGCTCTACGACCTTCAGACCTGGCAGCGCGTGCTCGCCGTCAACCTGACCGCGCCGTTTCTGCTGACGCGCGCATGCCTCCCGCTGCTCAAGCGCTCCGATGACGCGTCCGTCGTGTTCACCTCGGCCGACGTCGGCCGCAGGGCGCGCGCGTACTGGGGCGCGTATGCCGTCGCCGCCTTCGGCCTCGAAGGCATGGCGCAGATCCTCGCGGACGAGCTCGCCGAGAACACGCGAATCCGCGTGAACACGCTCGACCCCGGCCCCGTGCGCACCGACCTTCGCGCCGCCGCCTACCCCGGCGAGAGCCCGCTCGCGACGCCCGCTCCGGAAGCCGTCATGGCGACGTACCTGTACCTGCTCGGGCCGGACAGCCGCGGGGTGACCGGCCAGGCCCTCACGGCCGAGCGCGCAATGTGA
- a CDS encoding sigma D regulator has translation MKTTIKDDQTRAGERRRGSQDAIAKMVTERTEMLALYCRLAGLDPFSQKQHREPAQQLLQEFCQVLVDYIAAGHFSLYERVVNGTERRRDVATLAERLYPRIADTTQAALDFNDKYDLGENGIIPPSFEPDLSRLGEELAVRIELEDQLIARIV, from the coding sequence ATGAAGACGACCATCAAAGACGATCAGACGCGCGCCGGAGAGCGCCGGCGGGGCAGTCAGGACGCTATCGCGAAAATGGTGACGGAGCGCACCGAGATGCTCGCGCTCTACTGCCGACTCGCGGGACTGGACCCCTTCAGCCAGAAGCAGCACCGCGAGCCGGCTCAGCAGCTGCTCCAGGAGTTCTGTCAGGTCCTCGTCGACTACATCGCCGCCGGCCACTTCAGCCTGTACGAGCGCGTCGTGAACGGCACCGAGCGCCGCCGGGACGTGGCGACCCTGGCGGAGCGGCTCTACCCGCGGATCGCGGACACGACGCAGGCGGCGCTCGACTTCAACGACAAGTACGATCTCGGCGAGAACGGCATCATCCCGCCGTCCTTCGAGCCCGACCTTTCGCGTCTCGGCGAGGAGCTGGCGGTGCGGATCGAGCTCGAAGACCAGCTCATCGCCCGCATCGTCTGA
- the ffh gene encoding signal recognition particle protein: protein MFDNLSQRLQATVKRLRGQGRLTEENMRETLREVRMALLEADVAVPVVKAFVDRIRERALGQEVLTSLTPGQALVKIVHDELVALMGGANDALDLAARPPAVVLFAGLQGSGKTTTVAKLARRIREREGKSVLVTSADVYRPAAIEQLRKLAHAVGVEFHESRADQRPVDIARGAVEAARKRLLDVVLIDTAGRLHVDQAMMEEIKAVHAAIQPVETLFVVDSMAGQDAVNAAEAFNAALPLTGVVLTKADGDARGGAALSVRHVTGKPIKFLGVGEAPDALEPFHPERIASRILGMGDVLTLVEEAHRTADKQQAEKLAEKFRKGKGFDLEDFRDQLQQMQRMGGISSLLEKLPGVGELPAGARDQVNDAQMKRLVAIINSMTPRERRAPDVIKGSRKRRIAAGSGTQVQDVNRLLKQFDQMQRVMKQMRKGGGLQRMLAGMRGKLPGAP from the coding sequence CCTGACCGAGGAAAACATGCGCGAGACGCTGCGCGAGGTGCGCATGGCGCTCCTCGAGGCGGACGTCGCGGTACCGGTGGTGAAGGCCTTCGTAGACCGGATCCGGGAACGGGCCCTGGGACAAGAGGTGCTCACGAGCCTCACCCCGGGCCAGGCGCTGGTGAAGATCGTGCACGACGAGCTGGTCGCGCTCATGGGCGGGGCCAACGACGCGCTCGATCTCGCGGCGCGGCCGCCGGCCGTGGTGCTCTTCGCCGGTCTACAGGGCTCCGGCAAGACGACCACGGTCGCGAAGCTCGCCCGCCGCATCAGGGAGCGGGAGGGGAAATCGGTGCTCGTGACGAGCGCCGACGTCTATCGCCCGGCGGCGATCGAGCAGCTCAGGAAGCTCGCGCATGCGGTCGGCGTCGAGTTCCACGAGAGTCGAGCCGACCAGCGTCCGGTCGACATCGCGCGCGGCGCAGTCGAGGCGGCGCGAAAGCGGCTGCTGGACGTCGTGCTGATCGACACCGCCGGGCGGCTGCACGTGGACCAGGCGATGATGGAAGAGATCAAGGCGGTCCACGCGGCGATTCAGCCGGTGGAGACCCTCTTCGTCGTCGACAGCATGGCGGGGCAGGACGCGGTGAACGCCGCCGAGGCGTTCAACGCGGCGCTGCCGCTCACGGGCGTGGTCCTCACCAAGGCCGACGGCGACGCTCGCGGCGGCGCGGCGCTGTCCGTGCGCCACGTGACCGGCAAGCCGATCAAGTTCCTCGGCGTGGGTGAGGCACCCGATGCGCTCGAGCCGTTCCATCCCGAGCGCATCGCCTCGCGCATCCTCGGCATGGGCGACGTGCTCACGCTGGTCGAGGAGGCGCACCGGACCGCCGACAAGCAGCAGGCCGAGAAGCTCGCGGAGAAGTTCCGCAAGGGCAAGGGTTTCGACCTGGAGGACTTCCGGGACCAGCTCCAGCAGATGCAGCGCATGGGCGGGATATCCAGCCTGCTCGAGAAGCTCCCCGGCGTCGGCGAGCTGCCGGCGGGGGCGCGGGACCAGGTCAACGATGCCCAGATGAAGCGGCTGGTGGCGATCATCAACTCCATGACCCCGCGCGAGCGCCGGGCGCCCGACGTGATCAAGGGGTCGCGCAAGCGCAGGATCGCGGCGGGCTCCGGCACACAAGTGCAGGACGTGAACCGCCTGCTCAAGCAGTTCGACCAGATGCAGCGGGTGATGAAACAGATGCGCAAGGGCGGCGGCCTGCAGCGCATGCTGGCCGGCATGCGGGGCAAGCTGCCGGGCGCTCCGTAA